From Natrinema sp. CBA1119:
GCGGCGTCGGTTTCGGTTCATTCATTTCGGACCCGACTTGGAGCTGGTCTGCGAACAATACGGGTTTGGGAATGGGGACTTAGACGGTGCCAAGGATGTCGCGGTAAACGGAGCCGACCAAGCCGACCGGCTGCTGGCAATGTCGGTCTGTGCTGTCGATGTGTTGAATGCCGAAATTCGGGAGGCACATGACCTAGGTCGTGGCAAACAGCTAGGCCACACACCCCTACTAGGTATTATTGCCGAGACTACCGAAGGGCGTGAACAGGCTATCATCGACACCTGGCGCTACGAATTAATGCCACTGCTTGAAGAGTACTATTTCGGGCAGTTCAAGCGCATGAACGACGAACTATTCGACGGGCACGGTGACAACCTCTTCGACTTGGCTACTCAGGAAATTCGGGACTTTACAGCTGATGATCTGAAAGAGACGTGTCGAGCGGTCGTTGATGATTTGGCCGAGGTCGAGGATGATGCTGATGAGGAGTGATCTAGACGCCACGAACTGGCACGTCTACGGGAACAACGCTCAGATTGGACCCAGATGAGCAGAACTACACACCGTGGGTTACAGGGGGTCGAGGTCGATCATCGGATCCGCGAGTACGAGACCACGGATCCGATTGATCGTGAGGACTTTCCTGACCGAGCCCGCCAAGTCGTTGAGAACCAAATCAATGCAGGGACTGAGGATGACAATGGAGAGCGATCAGGCGGCAAGCGCCTGAAAATCGAATAGCTTGAATCCGAGCAGGTAAAACTCCATGCGACGAGCTTTGTCGGATTGGTCACCTTGCCCGGTGGGCTGACGATCGAAATTCTCCCGAAGGTCAAAGGGACGGACCTGCTGGCGATGCTGCAGTTCTCTCAAGGAATTGGAGCTGAGACAACCGACGAGGAGACTCAGTTCGAACATGGTGAGGAGTTCATTCAGGCCTTGGCGACGCTGTTCGAGTCCGAGCTGAATCAGGTGTTGACGCGAGGCTTACACACTTCCTATCGTCGTACTCAAGGGTCGGAAGAACACATTCGTGGTCGGATAGATGTCCAGCGTCAGTTACAACGTCATGGTCCTCAGCCGACCCAGTTCGAGTGTACCTACGATGAGTTGACGCAGGATACCGTATTGAACCAAGCCGTACTGTATGCAACGGACGTGCTGTTGCGCTTAGTCGGGCGTCGACAGATTGGTCAGGCCTTAGAGCGGCACAAGCAGGAACTCCAGCGTCGCGTGGAATTACGACCGGTCCGTCTCGTGGAACTGGACGCCGTCGAGTTCTCCCGACTATCCGAGTACTACGAAGACCTCTATCGGCTAACTAGACTGGTTCTCAGCGGACTCTATATCGACGAGTTGCAGGCGGGGGGACGTGCGTCGTCGTCACTGCTTGTGAATATGAATAACATCTTCGAGAGCGTCGTGGTCGAGGCAGTCGGACAAATATACGCGCGGACAGCCGTTGAGGTGTTACCCCAGGCTCGGCGCCGAGAGTTGTTCTATAGTGGGTCACGGTCGGTTCCGGTTAAGCCGGATATCGCTGTCATCGACGGCGGGGAAACGGTATTCGTCGGGGATGCGAAATGGAAGGTTGATCAAAAGAGAAATCGAAACCCCTCAAGTGGAGACCTAAGTCAGATGACTGGGCTCTGGTGAATCGTTGGACGGCGTCGGTTTCGACCGTCAGAACTAGGAGTATGAAGCGGGAAACCGCCGATGCTCTATGTCGAAAATCTCCCGCTTCACGAGCAAAGTCGTTCAGTTAGCTAAAAATGCTGTTGGTGAGCGAGGCGAAGTCGCCGCCCCCGAAGGGGGTGGCGGCTTCGCCGAGTATGCGGTAGTGTCGCTGCACTGTCTGCGGGTTTACCTGGAAAAATCCTACCGAGAAGCACTCGATTTGCTGAGCGAGATGCCACAAATACTCGGGGAGATCGGCCTTGAACCGACCGATCTCCCCGATCACTCGACGCTAGTCAAGTGGTTTGATAGGATTAAGACCGCACTCTGGCGAGTGCTGCTGCGCCTCTCGGCGCAGCTGCACGGCCAGAGCGGTCACGCCGCCATTGACGCGACGTTTTTCGACCGCGAAAACGCTAGCAAACACTACTGCCGTCGGACGAATTACCGGGTTCAGACGCTCAAAGCGACAGCTCTCGTCGACACAGAAAGCCAAGCAATTCTGGACGTTCACTGTACGACCGAGAAACGCCACGACACACAGCTCGGCTGGCAGGTCGCCCGCCGCAACGCGGGCGACCTCGCCAGCCTCGCTGCCGACAAAGGCTACGACTGGATGGATTTACGCGAAAAACTCCGCGAAGACGGCGTGAGACCGCTGATCAAACATCGTGAGTTTCGGCCCATCGATCACGCGCATAACGCGCGGATCGATGGGCCTCGATACCGCCAACGAGCGATGTGTGAGACCGTCTTTTCAACGATCAAGCGCACGCTCGGCGACGCCGTGCGTGCGCGAACTTGGTACGGTGAATTTCGTGAACTCGTTTTGATGTGTGTGGTTCACAACACCAAGCGATCTCTAAAACAGTGAAATCAAGCTACGTCTGGCGATTCACCACGGCCGATGACTGGGTATCAGGTGGCGTACGATGGGCCAGGGTGCTTGTTTTATCCTGAGCAAGATGGACGAGTACAATCGGTGTATGAATCGGACCTCGAAAATGACCTCCACGTCGTGGAAGTCCCTACTCAGTCGACCCCGGAGTACGATTATTCGAGTCGGGTAATAGACAAGATACGTTCAGAAGTGCCACCAATATCTGAGTGAATAGTATCATGATACGATGAGAGATAACAGTATGATCGAAGATGGCTGAAATCGGATTGGTGAGCTGTACGAAGACGAAGCTCGGTGTCCGTCTCTGATCGGCGTTCTCAAGGTTACTGAAACTGATCAACTGTTGATAGGACTACGACCCAGGGAACGACCGGATCGACTTCTACGAGGTACTCGCCGAAATAGTCACGTTGGAGAGGTCGAACGATGTGCGGTCCAGTCGACGATTTCAAAGGAGATGCACGGACCCATTCGGATTGGAAGAGACGATCGAGACTGACTCGAGAACTGATTCAAGGCAGATCGATGAGGAACCGTCGACGGTGAATCCTCCGTCCTCGAGTACGGATGATACGCCAGACACAAACCGTCAGATGACTAAGCGAACTCTAGAGAAAGCGCCGATGAACCGATATTGTCCGCGGAAACGAAGCCGGCGTTCGACCATAGTGGGGGCAAACAGAAGCCGCGTTACGCTCGCACCCAAACGGTAAACGAGTTTAGAAATAAAGTTCGGACGATGATCGTCCCGAAACTTGCTGAGGCTGATCCAACTTCCCGAATACTCTGTTTCGGAACATCTGAATCCGAACTGAGAGGGCCATACCCCTGGAAGAGGACAGTCCGAAACTACCGTCCAGTCGCTGCCTCCTTTACATCCCTATGTCCGTATAGTATGGCGGAGAATCGCAAATTCGAGCAACAGCGAAGGATCGTCCCAGTTCTCTCGAAAAGAGGGTCGGATGCAAAATCGGGATCGGGAAGCCTGCTGTGAGAGCAACGACCGCGTTTTTGTGGGAGTCTCTTTCAGTACCGCTGAATGCGTCGTCATCATCGAACAGACTTCCGCTAACTCATAATTCTTGCTCGAAATCGCTGAAATAGCGCCAAATATATTTCGACTGATTCGAAAACCGAGGCTGCCATCGTTCAGAAATAAGCCAGTACTACGCTCTCATCGAATCTGTTGTATACTTTCTATTCGGTGGCGTGGGGGATTTGACCGTGTTCTGATCCAGTTGTTCGAATTGGTGGTCGCGTTCGGTCGTTTGCGGTATTCTCCTGACACTCGAATTTTCATTCGGTAGAGCCGAAAGACTCCTATACTATCCACGGAATGGTTTCCATGATGACGAACACATCAAACCGGTCGGTCGAACGGGCGTTCAAGATCGTCGACGAACTTGCGGAGAACGGATCCGGGGGTGTTTCGGATCTCGCCGGACGGCTCGATATGCCCGTCAGTACCGTTCATAACTATCTCCAAGCGCTTGTTGCGACGGGATACATCACAGTCGAAGAGAAAGAGTACTCGACTACAACCCGGTTTCTCGAGGTGGGCAACCAACAGCGCCACCGACTAGAGATATTCAAAGTCGTCAGCGACAAACTCCAGGATATAGCGGCGGAGACCGGCGAGCACGTCACGTTGATGATCGAAGAAAACGATCAGTGCGTAATCGTCGCGGTGCAAGAAGGGCCCGACGCCGTCAATCTGTTCGCGTATCCCGGTGCACGAATGCCACTTCACGCAGCAGCTCCCGGGAAAGCGATCCTCGCGCACATGCCGGAGGACCGCGTACAGGAGATCATCGACCGGCAGGGACTCATCGAGATGACAAACCGAACCATCACGGATCCCGACGTTCTCTTCGAACAACTCGAGCGGATCAGGGACCAGGGGTACGCCATCGACGAGGGCGAACGCATCGCGGGAATGGTCTGTATCTCCGCTCCGGTGCTCGACAAGAGCGATCACATCCGCGGCGCGATCTGCGTCTGTGGCCCGCAAAGCCGAATCGACGAGGAACGACGCGAGGAAATCGCGGATATCGTCAAACGGTCGGCGAATGTGACGCAGGTCAACCTCGACTACGTGTGACCGACGTTCGACGTGTTGAGGCGTGCATCAGGCGTCGGAAACGGCTGCCAACGCCTCGATAGTCTCTTCGGCTATTCCGTCGGCGGCCTGCTCCGGAATCGTCACGAGCGGCCGATCGATGACCGTTTCGCTCACGATTTCGTGAAGCCGATCGCGAGCTTCCGACGGCGTCCCGGCCACACCGAGGTCGTGGACCATTTCGTCCGTGACCAGGGTTGCCGCGTCTTCCCGGTCGCCCGCCCGCCAGGCCTCGGCAACGCGATCGACCTGCTCCGGGAACTCGGTGGCGATCGCGTTCCGATATCCGTCGGCACTACCCGCGTAATACGCGATGTGACCGCGTACGGCGTCGTAGGCCTCGTCGCGATCTTCGCTCACGGCTGCCGGCACGTACGGAGCGATCGTGATTTTGTCGGGGTCGCGGTCGCGTTCTCGAGCACTCGTTGCAACGACCTCGAACGCGTCGTTCAACCCAGAAAATGGGATGTTGTGCGGCATCCAGCCGTCACAGAGCCGGCCGACGACGCGCCGGTTCGCCGGCCCGAGCGCCGCGTGGTAGACCGAAACGTCCCTGTCCAGTGGCGGAACGCTTGAGACGCTGACTCGTTCCCCTTCGTAAGTGACCGGTTCGTCGTCGCCCAGAATGCGTTGAATCACTTCGATAGTTTCGTGGGACCGACGGACCGGTCGGTCGAACGGCATTCCGTGGACGTTCTCGACGGCGGTCGGTGTACTCGTCCCGACCCCGAGGGACGCACGACCGTTGGAAACTCGATCGAGGGTCGCGGCGGTCATCGCGAGGACGGCGGGCGTTCTCGAAAAGACGTTGACGATGGCGGTTCCGAGCTCGACTTCATCGGTCTTCGCGGCGATTTCGCTGAGTTTTACGACCGAGCTCGAGCCCCATAGCTCCCCCATCCAGACGGAGTCGTATCCCCGTTTTTCCGCGCTGATCGCGAGGTCGGTTGGATCGTGCGTTCCGGTCCGCGGAATGACTACTCCGAGATGCATGCCGCTCGATTGGACGTATACTGTGATAAATTACCGTGGTTACTGTCCACGGCTGGCGGGTCCGGTCGCGATCCGACCGGTGGCATCGATCGGTGCTTACCGGGGGCTGGGCAACGCTACCGGCCGACGAAGTCGGGATCGTCGTCGCCGAAGAACGCGTCGAGCCCGCGCTCGTAGTCTTCCGTTCGCGTTGCACCTGCGATACCGTCCGTCTCCGCCGCGAGCTGTCGCTCGAGCGAGCGATCGTAGCTGTCGGTCAGCAGTCGGGTCGTCGTCCCGAACGCGCGAGTCGGCCCGGCTGCCAGTTCGGCGGCGACTGTGGCCAACCGGTCATCGAAGTCGTCAGTGGGAACGACCTCGTTGGCCAGTCCCAACTCGCGGGCTTCGTCGGGGTCGATTGGCTCGTCCCGGAGGACGATCTCCTTGGCGGTCCGGAGGCCGACCAGTCGCGGCAGGAAGAACGTTGCACCGCCGTCACCGGTCAGCCCGATCCCCGGATACGCAAATTTGAGCGTCGCGTCCTCGCCGAGGACGAGCAGGTCCGGAAACAGCGCGAGGCTAAACCCGATTCCGGCTGCGATACCGTTGACGCCGCCGACAACCGGCGTTTCCGCCCGATGGAACTGGACGATCGCTTCGTGGGCCCGTCCGGCCAACTCCCGGATGTGGGCCGCATCGGAGCCGTCCCCGGATAGGGCACTGAGATCGGCACCGGACCCGAAGAAATCGCCCGCGTGCGTGAGCACGATACAGCGAGTATCCGGATTTTCACCGAGGGTCGTCGCCACCGACACCAGTTCGTTCGCCATTTCGAGGGTGAGTGCGTTTCGACCGGCCGCGCTATCGAGTGTGACCGTTGCAACGCCGTCGTCGTGATCGACCGAGAGGTTATCGTACGCAACCATCGGAGACGAGTTTGGAGCGGTCCCGCTTAACGGTTCGTGCTTCGTCGCTCCGGGTGCCGACGAATCCCCGTTCAGCCTCGAGTCCCAACTATAGTAGCCACCGAAAGTCAATGCACATCTGATCGCACGACGTCTGTGCGATTAGTGTGTGAATAGTTTCAGTTATTACTATAAAGCACGTCGGTCAGATCAAACCGTTCGTCGACGAACAGTCGCGAATCCATCTCGTCGAGGTCGTCAGCCACGAGCGGCTCGAATCCCATCTCGTCGATGACGTCGGTTTCCACGTCGATACCCGGTGCGACCTCCGTGAGCTCGAGTCCGGCCTCGGTGAGTTCGAAGACGGCACGCTCGGTTACGTAGACGATCGGCTGCTCGATATCGGCGGCGTACTCGCCGCTGAAGGTGATCTGTTCGACCGAGTCGATGAACTTGGGACTCGTCCCCTCGCGTTCGATCGAGAGCGCTCCGCTTCCGGTCTCGATCTCGAGTCCATTGGTAGTCAGCGTGCCACAGAACACGACTTTCTCGGCGTTCTGGGTGATGTTGATGAACCCGCCACAACCGGGGAGCTGTGACCCGAACTGGCTGACGTTAATGTTGCCCGCGGCGTCCGCCTGTGCCATTCCCAGAAAGCCCATGTCGAGACCGCCGCCGTCGTAGAAGTCGAACTGTTGTGGCGAGGACACGAGCGCGTGATGGTTGCTCGCGGTCCCGAAGCTGATCCCGCCGGAGGCGGCGCCGCCGACCGGCCCCGACTCGACGGTCTGCGTGATCTCGTCGTCGATTCCGCCTTCGGCCGCAACGACTGGCACGAGTTCCGGGACGCCCACGCCGAGGTTGATGACCGAATTCGGCTCGAGTTCCATCGCAGCGCGACGAGCGATAATCGTCCGGACGTCGAGCGGAATACCGTCACTCCCGTCGTCGGTCGGCCGTTTTATTTCGCCGCTGTAGGCGGGATTGTAGTCCTCCGCGTACGTCTGCTGGTGGTGGCTCGGCGGTGCCTCAACCACGGTGTCGATCAGGACGCCGGGGACTGTGACGTCGCGAGCGGTGAGCGTTCCCGACTCCGTGATTCGCTCGACCTGTGCGATCACCGTGCCACCGGAGTTGTGTGCAGCCTGAGCCATCGCCAACGTGTTCGAATCGAGCGCCTCTCGCTCCGTGGTTATGTTGCCGTCTTCGTCGGCCGTCGTCCCCCGGATAATAGCGACGTCGATCGGGACCGAGCGATAGTAGAGGTACTCCTCGCCGTCAAAGGTCACGAGTTCGACGATGTCATCTTCGGTGACATCGTTTGCCTTCGCGCCGTCTTGGCGCGGATCCACAAACGTTCCCAGGCCGACGTGGGTGATCGTACCGGGCTTCCCCGCGGCAGTATCGCGAAGCATGTGATCCATCACGCCGAACGGCAGGTTGTATGCCTCGATCTCGTTTGAGACGATTTTCTCCATCAGATCGGGCGTAAAGCCCCAGTGGCTCGCGATAGTGCGCTCGAGCATGCCGTCCTGAACGAGATGCGAGAGCCCACGGCCCTGTTGGTCACCCTCCGCAGCGGGATGATAGAGAGTGAGATCGCGGGGTGTACCGGTTTCAGCGTATCGCTCACCCAGCGCCTCGAGGACGTACTCGGGAATGCCGACGGCGACGAAGCCGCCGATTCCGATCGTATCGCCGTCGTCGATGCACTCAATAGCAGCCTCTCTGGACTGGCGGACTGTCATACGTATGCCTCGAGAGACGCGCTATTTTTAGTTACCTATCTTCGAGTGGCTGTTTGCCGCGTCGACCGAGCGGCCGAATTCGGATCGCCTGTCGGAACAAACGATGGAATCGTACGCTTTACTATCCCGCTCACGAATCACCGCGTATGGAGCCGACAAACGAGCAGCAGCTGATACAGGAGACAGTCCGAGAATTCGTCGAGGAGGAAGTCGTCGATGCGGTCGACGAGTACGACGAGGCGCAGACGTTTCCGGAAGACGTCTGGGACGGGCTCGCCGAGCTCGATCTAACCGGGCTGACGGTCCCGGAAGAGTACGGCGGGTTCGATGCCGACGAAGTGACCTACAGCATCGTCAACGAGGAAGTAGCGCGCGGACATCTGGCAGTCGCAACGGCGCTGTCGGTTCACTGTCTGGCGACGTCGTGTATCCGCCAGTTCGGCACCGACGAGCACAGAGAGCAGTGGCTGCCGGAGATGGTCGACGGCCGGCCGGTCGGAGCGTTCGCGCTCTCGGAGCCGGACGCCGGGTCGAACCCGGCGGAGATGAGCACCGAGGCTCGTCTCGAGGACGGTGAGTACGTGATCAACGGGAAGAAACAGTGGATCACGAACGGAAAGCGTGCGGGCGTCGTCGTTCTGTTCGCGAAAACCGATCGCGACGATCCGGACAGCGTGACGCAGTTCTTGGTTCCCAAAGACACGCCGGGACTGGAAGTCGGCAAGAAAGAGGACAAACTCGGACTGCGCGCGAGCGATACGACGACGTTGCTCTTCGATGACGCGCGAATTCCAGAGGAGAACCGCTTGACTGAGGTCGGTGAAGGGCTGAAAGCCGCGTTTTCGATCCTGACCGGCGGTCGGATCGCAATCGCCAGCCAGGCTGTCGGAGTCGCCCAGGCAGCCCTCGACGCTGCCGTGAGTTACGCCAACGAACGCGAGCAGTTCGGGGAGCCGATCATCAACCACCAGGCGATCGCACACAAGCTCGCGGATATGCAGACGGATGTCCAGGCCGCACGCCTGCTGACGCGCGACGCCGCCCGGAAGAACGACGACGGTCTCGACGCGCAAGCGGCGAGCATGGCGAAGTACTTCGCGAGCGAAACGGCCGTTGACGTCGCGAACGAAGCGGTCCAGGTTCACGGCGGCTACGGGTACACCAAGGACTTCGATGTCGAACGCTACTACCGGGACGCCAAGATCACCACGATCTACGAAGGGACCTCGGAAATACAGAAAGAGGTTATCTCACGGCACCTGACGGAGTGACTTACTCGTACTCATAGAACCCGTTGCCCGTCTTTTTCCCGAGGTCACCCGCCTCGACCTTTCGCTTGAGGAGGTAGGCGGGTTTGTACCGATCGCCCAGTTCCTCGTGGAGCGTCTCGGAGGCGTGAAGGCAGACGTCGAGTCCGATATGGTCGGCCAGCGTCAGTGGCCCCATCGGGACGTTCGTCCCGAGTTCCATCCCCGTATCGATGTCCTCCTTCGTGGCGACATCTTCGTCGTAGGCCCGGATCCCCTCGTTGATCCAGGGCATCAGGATGCGATTTGTGACGAACCCCGGCTTGTCGTCGGATTCCCACGTCGTCTTCTCGAGGTCTTCGGCGAAGGTATGAGCCAGTTCGGTAACATCGTCAGCCGTCTTCTCGCCGACCACGATCTCGACGCCCTCCATGATCGGAACCGGGTTCATGAAGTGCAACCCGACCACGCGCTCGGGGTGTTCGAGGTCGGACGCGATCGAGGTGATCGAGAGCGTGCTCGTGTTCGTCGCGAGGACGGCGTCGTCGCGACAGACCGAATCGAGGTCAGCGAAGATGTCGCGTTTGACCGCGAGATCCTCGAGGGCCGCCTCGATGACGATATCACAATCCGCGAGATCCTCGAGGACAGTCGTGCCGGTGATTCGGTCACGGATGTCGTCGGCTTCATCCTCGGTCAAGCGGTCTCTGGAGACGAGCCGACCGAGGCTCTCCTCGATCGTCTCGAAGCCGCTTTCGACGTACTCCTGTTCGATGTCGCGCATCACGACATCGTAGTCCGCAGCTGCGGTAACCTGTGCGATGCCACTGCCCATCGTGCCCGCGCCGACGACGCCGACACGGTCGATCGTCTCTACGTGCAAAGCCATCACTCGTTGGTGGTCGGACGGTCGTAGTAAATGTCCCGACTCGCGTCGGTGTCGGCGACGCCGACCGCCTGTTGCTGGTCACCGTTCGACACAGCTATACCGGACGAGTCAGTACGTACGCGTGGTAGCTAATGTCGCAGGTACGCCTCGCAGGAACAGGCATGACTTCGTTTGGATCGCATCCCGATCGGACGGGCAGGGACATGTTCGCGAGCGCCGGGCTCGAGGCCCTCGAAGACGCCGGCGTTCCGGCTGCGGA
This genomic window contains:
- a CDS encoding IS5 family transposase — encoded protein: MSKISRFTSKVVQLAKNAVGERGEVAAPEGGGGFAEYAVVSLHCLRVYLEKSYREALDLLSEMPQILGEIGLEPTDLPDHSTLVKWFDRIKTALWRVLLRLSAQLHGQSGHAAIDATFFDRENASKHYCRRTNYRVQTLKATALVDTESQAILDVHCTTEKRHDTQLGWQVARRNAGDLASLAADKGYDWMDLREKLREDGVRPLIKHREFRPIDHAHNARIDGPRYRQRAMCETVFSTIKRTLGDAVRARTWYGEFRELVLMCVVHNTKRSLKQ
- a CDS encoding IclR family transcriptional regulator; this encodes MTNTSNRSVERAFKIVDELAENGSGGVSDLAGRLDMPVSTVHNYLQALVATGYITVEEKEYSTTTRFLEVGNQQRHRLEIFKVVSDKLQDIAAETGEHVTLMIEENDQCVIVAVQEGPDAVNLFAYPGARMPLHAAAPGKAILAHMPEDRVQEIIDRQGLIEMTNRTITDPDVLFEQLERIRDQGYAIDEGERIAGMVCISAPVLDKSDHIRGAICVCGPQSRIDEERREEIADIVKRSANVTQVNLDYV
- a CDS encoding LLM class flavin-dependent oxidoreductase; translation: MHLGVVIPRTGTHDPTDLAISAEKRGYDSVWMGELWGSSSVVKLSEIAAKTDEVELGTAIVNVFSRTPAVLAMTAATLDRVSNGRASLGVGTSTPTAVENVHGMPFDRPVRRSHETIEVIQRILGDDEPVTYEGERVSVSSVPPLDRDVSVYHAALGPANRRVVGRLCDGWMPHNIPFSGLNDAFEVVATSARERDRDPDKITIAPYVPAAVSEDRDEAYDAVRGHIAYYAGSADGYRNAIATEFPEQVDRVAEAWRAGDREDAATLVTDEMVHDLGVAGTPSEARDRLHEIVSETVIDRPLVTIPEQAADGIAEETIEALAAVSDA
- a CDS encoding enoyl-CoA hydratase/isomerase family protein, producing the protein MVAYDNLSVDHDDGVATVTLDSAAGRNALTLEMANELVSVATTLGENPDTRCIVLTHAGDFFGSGADLSALSGDGSDAAHIRELAGRAHEAIVQFHRAETPVVGGVNGIAAGIGFSLALFPDLLVLGEDATLKFAYPGIGLTGDGGATFFLPRLVGLRTAKEIVLRDEPIDPDEARELGLANEVVPTDDFDDRLATVAAELAAGPTRAFGTTTRLLTDSYDRSLERQLAAETDGIAGATRTEDYERGLDAFFGDDDPDFVGR
- a CDS encoding acyl CoA:acetate/3-ketoacid CoA transferase translates to MTVRQSREAAIECIDDGDTIGIGGFVAVGIPEYVLEALGERYAETGTPRDLTLYHPAAEGDQQGRGLSHLVQDGMLERTIASHWGFTPDLMEKIVSNEIEAYNLPFGVMDHMLRDTAAGKPGTITHVGLGTFVDPRQDGAKANDVTEDDIVELVTFDGEEYLYYRSVPIDVAIIRGTTADEDGNITTEREALDSNTLAMAQAAHNSGGTVIAQVERITESGTLTARDVTVPGVLIDTVVEAPPSHHQQTYAEDYNPAYSGEIKRPTDDGSDGIPLDVRTIIARRAAMELEPNSVINLGVGVPELVPVVAAEGGIDDEITQTVESGPVGGAASGGISFGTASNHHALVSSPQQFDFYDGGGLDMGFLGMAQADAAGNINVSQFGSQLPGCGGFINITQNAEKVVFCGTLTTNGLEIETGSGALSIEREGTSPKFIDSVEQITFSGEYAADIEQPIVYVTERAVFELTEAGLELTEVAPGIDVETDVIDEMGFEPLVADDLDEMDSRLFVDERFDLTDVLYSNN
- a CDS encoding acyl-CoA dehydrogenase family protein; translation: MEPTNEQQLIQETVREFVEEEVVDAVDEYDEAQTFPEDVWDGLAELDLTGLTVPEEYGGFDADEVTYSIVNEEVARGHLAVATALSVHCLATSCIRQFGTDEHREQWLPEMVDGRPVGAFALSEPDAGSNPAEMSTEARLEDGEYVINGKKQWITNGKRAGVVVLFAKTDRDDPDSVTQFLVPKDTPGLEVGKKEDKLGLRASDTTTLLFDDARIPEENRLTEVGEGLKAAFSILTGGRIAIASQAVGVAQAALDAAVSYANEREQFGEPIINHQAIAHKLADMQTDVQAARLLTRDAARKNDDGLDAQAASMAKYFASETAVDVANEAVQVHGGYGYTKDFDVERYYRDAKITTIYEGTSEIQKEVISRHLTE
- a CDS encoding 3-hydroxyacyl-CoA dehydrogenase family protein, translating into MALHVETIDRVGVVGAGTMGSGIAQVTAAADYDVVMRDIEQEYVESGFETIEESLGRLVSRDRLTEDEADDIRDRITGTTVLEDLADCDIVIEAALEDLAVKRDIFADLDSVCRDDAVLATNTSTLSITSIASDLEHPERVVGLHFMNPVPIMEGVEIVVGEKTADDVTELAHTFAEDLEKTTWESDDKPGFVTNRILMPWINEGIRAYDEDVATKEDIDTGMELGTNVPMGPLTLADHIGLDVCLHASETLHEELGDRYKPAYLLKRKVEAGDLGKKTGNGFYEYE